Proteins encoded in a region of the Orcinus orca chromosome X, mOrcOrc1.1, whole genome shotgun sequence genome:
- the LOC101281357 gene encoding coiled-coil domain-containing protein 169-like, translating to MPVESLSTLLKQLAKEKRSLENQVKDYVLRLERESKAYHKINDERRIYLAKMSQVSGSHQVSKRQPMNQLHRMKENPVKTERYNPANQKMVNAKRGPAKKITRSNHLPKLNP from the coding sequence ATGCCAGTGGAATCCTTAAGTACATTACTTAAACagctagcaaaagaaaaaaggagcctTGAAAATCAAGTGAAAGACTATGTACTTAGACTGGAACGAGAATCAAAGGCTTACCACAAGATCAATGATGAACGTCGTATATACCTAGCTAAAATGTCTCAGGTCTCTGGCTCACACCAAGTTTCTAAAAGACAACCAATGAATCAACTGCATAGAATGAAAGAGAATCCAgtgaaaacagaaagatataATCCAGCTAATCAGAAAATGGTAAATGCCAAGAGAGGACCAGCAAAAAAGATTACAAGATCAAATCATCTTCCAAAACTCAATCCATAA